The following are encoded together in the Pseudomonas xantholysinigenes genome:
- a CDS encoding 3-carboxy-cis,cis-muconate cycloisomerase: MSHQLFDAYFTAPAMGEVFSDRGRLQGMLDFEAALARAEAGVGLVPHTAVMAIEAACKAERYDARALADAIAVAGNSAIPLVKALGKVVASGVPEAERYVHLGATSQDAMDTGLVLQLREALALLDSDLAKLADTLARQALQHADTPMVGRTWLQHATPVTLGMKLASVLGALTRHRQRLKELRPRLLVLQFGGASGSLAALGSKALPVAEALAEQLRLHLPEQPWHTQRDRLVEFAMVLGLVAGSLGKFGRDVSLLMQTEAAELFEPAAPGKGGSSTMPHKRNPVGAAVLISAATRVPGLVSTLLVAMPQEHERSLGLWHAEWETLPQICCLVSGALRQAQVIAEGMTVDATRMRDNLDLTQGLVLAEAVSIVLAQRLGRERAHHLLEQCCQRAVAERRHLRAVLGEEPQVSAELTADELDRLLDPAHYLGQARVWVARAVAEHQHFTA; the protein is encoded by the coding sequence ATGAGCCACCAACTGTTCGATGCCTATTTCACCGCCCCGGCCATGGGCGAGGTGTTCTCCGATCGTGGGCGGCTGCAGGGCATGCTCGATTTCGAGGCAGCCCTGGCCCGTGCCGAGGCTGGTGTCGGGCTGGTGCCGCACACGGCGGTAATGGCCATCGAGGCGGCCTGCAAGGCCGAGCGCTACGATGCGCGGGCCTTGGCCGATGCCATCGCCGTGGCCGGCAATTCGGCGATTCCGCTGGTCAAGGCACTGGGCAAGGTGGTCGCCAGCGGCGTGCCCGAGGCTGAGCGCTACGTGCACCTGGGCGCGACCAGTCAGGACGCGATGGACACCGGGCTGGTGCTGCAACTGCGCGAGGCCCTGGCGCTGCTCGACAGCGACCTCGCCAAGTTGGCTGATACCCTGGCGCGGCAGGCATTGCAGCATGCCGACACACCGATGGTGGGACGCACCTGGCTGCAACATGCCACGCCAGTGACCCTGGGGATGAAGTTGGCGAGCGTGCTTGGCGCCCTGACCCGTCATCGCCAGCGCCTCAAGGAACTGCGTCCGCGCCTTCTGGTGCTGCAGTTCGGTGGCGCCTCGGGCAGCCTGGCGGCGCTGGGCAGCAAGGCATTGCCGGTGGCCGAGGCCCTGGCCGAACAATTGCGCCTGCACTTGCCCGAGCAGCCCTGGCATACCCAGCGCGATCGCTTGGTGGAATTTGCCATGGTGTTGGGCCTGGTCGCCGGCAGCCTGGGCAAGTTCGGCCGCGATGTCAGCCTGCTGATGCAGACCGAGGCGGCTGAGCTGTTCGAGCCGGCCGCGCCGGGCAAGGGCGGCTCCTCGACCATGCCGCACAAACGCAACCCGGTCGGCGCGGCGGTGCTGATCAGCGCCGCGACGCGCGTACCGGGCCTGGTTTCGACCCTGCTGGTCGCCATGCCCCAGGAGCATGAGCGCAGCCTTGGCCTGTGGCATGCCGAATGGGAAACCCTGCCGCAGATCTGTTGCCTGGTCTCTGGCGCGCTGCGCCAGGCCCAGGTGATCGCCGAGGGCATGACGGTGGATGCCACGCGCATGCGCGACAACCTCGACCTGACCCAAGGGCTGGTTCTGGCCGAAGCCGTGAGCATCGTGCTCGCCCAGCGTCTGGGGCGCGAGCGTGCCCATCATCTGCTGGAGCAATGCTGCCAACGCGCGGTGGCCGAGCGCCGTCACCTGCGCGCGGTGCTCGGCGAGGAGCCGCAAGTCAGCGCCGAGTTGACGGCCGATGAGCTCGACCGCCTGCTCGACCCGGCCCATTACCTCGGCCAGGCGCGTGTCTGGGTGGCGCGCGCCGTGGCCGAACACCAACATTTCACTGCCTGA
- the pcaD gene encoding 3-oxoadipate enol-lactonase, with the protein MAHVQLADGVLHYQLDGPADAPVLVLSNSLGTDLRMWDEQVPIWTEHFRVLRHDTRGHGESLVTEGPYSIEQLGGDVLALLDALDIEQAHFVGLSMGGLVGQWLGINAGSRLLSLTLCNTAAKIASDEVWNSRIDTVLKGGRQAMLDLRDASIARWFTPAFAEARPAAAQRICQMLAHTSPEGYAANCAAVRDADMRDQLNHIQVPTLIVAGSADAVTTPAHGRFLQAGILGAEYIEFAAAHLSNVEVGAPFSRRVLDFLRSR; encoded by the coding sequence GTGGCGCACGTGCAACTGGCCGATGGCGTACTGCATTACCAACTCGATGGCCCGGCCGATGCCCCGGTGCTGGTGCTGTCCAACTCGCTGGGGACCGATCTGCGTATGTGGGATGAGCAAGTGCCGATATGGACCGAGCACTTTCGGGTATTGCGCCACGACACCCGTGGCCATGGCGAGTCGCTGGTCACCGAGGGACCTTACAGCATCGAACAATTGGGGGGCGACGTCCTGGCGCTGCTCGATGCGTTGGACATCGAGCAGGCCCATTTCGTTGGCCTGTCCATGGGCGGGTTGGTTGGTCAGTGGCTGGGTATCAACGCCGGCAGCCGTCTGCTCAGCCTGACCTTGTGCAACACCGCGGCTAAGATCGCCAGCGACGAGGTGTGGAACAGCCGCATCGACACCGTGCTCAAGGGCGGTCGTCAGGCCATGCTCGATCTGCGCGATGCGTCCATCGCCCGTTGGTTCACCCCGGCCTTCGCCGAGGCGCGGCCGGCTGCAGCCCAGCGCATCTGCCAGATGCTGGCGCACACCTCGCCCGAGGGCTACGCGGCCAACTGCGCGGCGGTGCGCGACGCCGATATGCGCGACCAGCTCAACCATATTCAGGTCCCGACCCTGATCGTGGCCGGCAGCGCCGACGCGGTGACTACCCCGGCGCATGGCCGTTTCCTGCAGGCGGGTATCCTTGGTGCCGAGTACATCGAGTTCGCCGCCGCGCACCTGTCCAATGTCGAGGTCGGCGCGCCGTTCAGCCGCCGTGTGCTCGATTTTCTGCGCAGCCGCTGA
- the pcaC gene encoding 4-carboxymuconolactone decarboxylase encodes MDEKQRYEAGMQVRRAVLGDAHVDRSLEKLNDFNGEFQEMITRHAWGDIWTRPGLPRHTRSLITIAMLIGMNRNDELKLHLRAAANNGVTREEIKEVIMQSAIYCGIPAANATFHLAESVWDELGVESRTQVT; translated from the coding sequence GTGGACGAGAAACAACGCTACGAGGCGGGCATGCAAGTGCGCCGCGCGGTGCTGGGCGATGCCCATGTGGACCGCAGCCTGGAGAAGCTCAACGACTTCAACGGCGAATTCCAGGAGATGATCACCCGCCATGCCTGGGGGGATATCTGGACTCGCCCCGGCTTGCCGCGGCATACCCGCAGCCTGATCACCATCGCCATGCTGATTGGCATGAACCGTAACGACGAGCTCAAGCTGCACCTGCGCGCGGCGGCCAATAACGGCGTGACGCGCGAAGAGATCAAGGAAGTGATCATGCAGAGCGCGATCTATTGCGGGATTCCAGCGGCCAACGCCACTTTCCACCTGGCCGAGTCGGTGTGGGATGAGCTGGGGGTGGAGTCGCGTACCCAGGTGACTTGA
- a CDS encoding DUF962 domain-containing protein → MKNLVEHLSQYAAYHRDPRNIATHFVGIPLIVLAVTILLSRPGWEVAGLWLSPALLLAVWSVWFYLRLDLRFGLLMGLLLGLCLWAGQALAVQDTGLWLSAGLGAFVVGWIIQFVGHWYEGRKPAFVDDLSGLIIGPLFVVAELAFMLGLCTDLKKAVEANAGPVAIRQKKAAI, encoded by the coding sequence ATGAAAAACCTCGTCGAGCACCTGAGTCAATACGCGGCCTACCACCGCGACCCACGCAACATCGCCACCCATTTCGTCGGCATTCCGCTGATCGTGCTGGCGGTGACCATCCTGCTGTCGCGCCCTGGCTGGGAGGTCGCCGGGCTGTGGCTGTCACCGGCCTTGCTGCTGGCGGTCTGGTCGGTGTGGTTCTACCTGCGCCTGGACTTGCGCTTCGGCCTGCTGATGGGGCTGCTGCTGGGCCTGTGCCTGTGGGCCGGGCAGGCACTGGCGGTGCAAGACACCGGATTATGGCTGAGCGCCGGGCTGGGCGCGTTCGTGGTGGGCTGGATCATCCAGTTCGTCGGGCACTGGTATGAGGGGCGCAAGCCGGCGTTCGTCGATGACCTCAGTGGCTTGATCATCGGGCCACTGTTCGTGGTGGCGGAGCTGGCGTTCATGTTGGGACTGTGCACCGACTTGAAGAAGGCCGTGGAGGCCAATGCCGGGCCAGTGGCGATCCGCCAGAAGAAAGCAGCGATCTAA
- a CDS encoding Crp/Fnr family transcriptional regulator: MLDPRTQLLHGQWFRQLPITFQDSLLALGRPRELTPGQCLFQRGDAPCGLYAVLEGAMRVGAVSSEGKEALLTLVEPPHWFGEISLFDGQPRTHDAFAEGQTRLLWIPQAPLLEWLAREPACWRELALLMSHKLRWLFVALEQQSLLAAAPRLAHRLLQIAEGYGERDVAQWRLQLSQEQLALMLSLSRQTINQILRNLEQSGVVRLGYGEVEIVDVPRLRALAQHPG, encoded by the coding sequence ATGCTCGATCCGCGTACCCAGTTGTTGCATGGCCAGTGGTTTCGCCAGTTGCCCATTACCTTTCAGGATAGCCTGCTGGCCTTGGGGCGCCCCCGCGAACTGACGCCGGGGCAGTGCCTGTTCCAGCGCGGCGATGCGCCCTGTGGGCTGTATGCGGTACTTGAGGGGGCGATGCGGGTCGGCGCGGTCAGCAGCGAGGGCAAGGAGGCGTTGCTGACGCTGGTCGAACCACCGCATTGGTTTGGCGAGATCAGCCTGTTCGATGGTCAGCCGCGCACCCATGACGCCTTCGCCGAAGGGCAGACGCGCCTGCTGTGGATTCCCCAGGCGCCGCTGCTCGAATGGTTGGCGCGTGAGCCGGCGTGCTGGCGCGAGCTCGCCTTGTTGATGAGCCACAAGCTGCGTTGGCTATTCGTCGCCCTGGAGCAGCAGAGCCTGCTGGCCGCCGCGCCACGACTGGCCCATCGCCTGTTGCAGATTGCCGAGGGCTACGGCGAGCGCGATGTCGCCCAGTGGCGTCTGCAGCTCTCTCAGGAGCAGTTGGCGCTGATGCTGTCGCTGTCGCGCCAGACCATCAACCAGATTCTCAGGAACCTCGAGCAGTCCGGCGTGGTGCGCCTGGGCTATGGCGAGGTGGAGATCGTCGATGTGCCTCGCTTGCGGGCGCTGGCGCAGCATCCAGGCTGA
- a CDS encoding LysR family transcriptional regulator produces the protein MDLRQLRYFIALTEYRSFVRAAEAMGITQPAFSRAIQGLEQAFGCALVERGNKALPPTPEGQVVLQHARRLVQGAAQLNNEVLQMTKLDAGELHFGSGPALAARLVPEALRQFIERHPGIRTALLVDNAERLGQALRREQIEFFVDDIRPFEADPNFHTEALNPRPGLFFCRPGHPLLAKDSLSTNDLFAYPLASALLAPGVRKRLANLSGRSDFTPHLQTEHLAVLRSVVLASDAIGSASEEAVADDLASGTLVRLHWRNLPPGLEVLSVRCGVVSRSGYRLPPAARAMIDTLVSLDAAPAPASEAHRRSPPRHSPGAPRRTARGS, from the coding sequence ATGGACCTCCGCCAACTGCGCTACTTCATCGCCCTCACCGAATACCGCAGTTTCGTCCGTGCCGCCGAAGCCATGGGCATCACCCAGCCAGCGTTCAGTCGTGCCATCCAGGGCCTGGAACAGGCCTTTGGCTGCGCCCTGGTCGAGCGTGGCAACAAGGCCCTGCCCCCCACTCCCGAGGGCCAGGTGGTGCTGCAGCACGCCCGCCGCCTGGTCCAAGGTGCCGCCCAGCTGAACAACGAAGTACTGCAGATGACCAAGCTCGACGCCGGCGAGCTGCATTTCGGCAGTGGCCCGGCCCTGGCCGCGCGGCTGGTGCCCGAGGCCCTGCGCCAGTTCATCGAACGGCACCCAGGCATCCGCACGGCGCTGCTGGTGGACAATGCCGAACGCCTGGGCCAGGCCCTGCGCCGCGAACAGATCGAGTTCTTCGTCGACGACATCCGCCCCTTCGAGGCCGACCCGAACTTCCACACCGAAGCGCTCAACCCGCGTCCCGGTCTGTTTTTCTGCCGCCCCGGCCACCCGCTGCTGGCCAAGGACAGCCTGTCGACCAACGACCTGTTCGCCTACCCACTGGCCAGCGCCCTGCTCGCCCCGGGTGTGCGCAAGCGCCTGGCCAACCTTAGCGGGCGCAGCGACTTCACCCCGCACCTGCAGACCGAACACCTGGCCGTACTGCGCAGCGTGGTGCTGGCCAGCGACGCCATCGGCAGCGCCAGCGAGGAAGCAGTGGCCGACGACCTGGCCAGCGGTACCCTGGTGCGCCTGCACTGGCGCAACCTGCCGCCGGGGCTGGAGGTGCTGAGCGTGCGTTGCGGCGTGGTCAGCCGCAGCGGCTACCGCCTGCCTCCCGCCGCGCGGGCGATGATCGATACCCTGGTCAGCCTGGATGCTGCGCCAGCGCCCGCAAGCGAGGCACATCGACGATCTCCACCTCGCCATAGCCCAGGCGCACCACGCCGGACTGCTCGAGGTTCCTGA
- a CDS encoding OprD family porin, with product MSTLQPARQLLPGLLALSCTLPAVAAEGGFLQDAKASLNLRNFYINRNFVDPTNPQGKAEEWTQSFILDARSGFTQGTVGFGVDVLGLYSVKLDGGKGTAGTHLLPVHDDGRPADDFGRLGVALKSRLSQTELKIGEWMPVLPILRSDDGRSLPQTFRGGQLTSREIDGLTVYAGQFRGNSPRNDASMEDMFMQGRAGITSDRFNFAGGEYTFNDKRTMVGLWDARLKDIYRQQYLNLVHSQALGDWTLGANLGYFTGKEDGSERAGKLDNRTASALLSARYQGHTFYIGLQKVSGDDAWMRVNGTSGGTLANDSYNASFDNAKERSWQLRHDFNFVTLGIPGLTMMNRYIKGDNVHTSAVDDGKEWARESELAYVIQAGAFKDLSLKWRNSTMRRDFSSNAFDENRLIVSYPLNLL from the coding sequence ATGAGCACTTTGCAACCTGCACGCCAGCTGCTGCCGGGCCTGTTGGCCTTATCCTGCACCCTGCCCGCCGTCGCCGCCGAAGGCGGTTTCCTGCAAGACGCCAAGGCCAGCCTCAACCTGCGCAACTTCTACATCAACCGCAACTTCGTCGACCCGACCAACCCCCAGGGCAAGGCCGAGGAATGGACCCAGAGCTTCATCCTCGACGCCCGCTCCGGCTTCACCCAGGGCACCGTCGGCTTCGGCGTCGATGTGCTGGGGCTGTATTCGGTGAAGCTCGACGGCGGCAAGGGCACCGCCGGTACCCACCTGCTGCCGGTGCATGACGATGGCCGCCCCGCCGATGACTTCGGGCGCCTGGGCGTGGCGCTGAAATCGCGCCTGTCGCAAACCGAACTGAAAATCGGCGAATGGATGCCGGTGCTGCCGATCCTGCGCTCCGACGATGGCCGCTCGTTGCCGCAGACCTTCCGCGGTGGCCAGCTCACCTCGCGGGAGATCGACGGCCTGACCGTCTATGCCGGCCAGTTCCGCGGCAACAGCCCGCGCAATGACGCGAGCATGGAGGACATGTTCATGCAAGGTCGCGCCGGCATCACCTCCGACCGCTTCAACTTTGCCGGCGGCGAATACACCTTCAACGACAAGCGCACGATGGTCGGCCTGTGGGATGCCCGGCTCAAGGACATCTATCGCCAGCAATACCTGAACCTGGTGCACAGCCAAGCGCTGGGCGACTGGACCCTCGGCGCCAATCTCGGCTACTTCACCGGCAAGGAAGACGGCAGCGAACGTGCCGGCAAACTCGACAACCGCACGGCCTCGGCGCTGCTCTCGGCGCGCTACCAGGGCCACACCTTCTACATCGGCCTGCAGAAGGTCAGCGGCGACGATGCCTGGATGCGGGTCAACGGCACCAGCGGCGGCACCCTGGCCAACGACAGCTACAACGCCAGCTTCGACAATGCCAAGGAGCGCTCCTGGCAGCTGCGCCACGACTTCAACTTCGTCACCCTGGGCATTCCTGGGCTGACTATGATGAACCGCTATATCAAGGGTGACAACGTGCATACCAGCGCCGTCGACGATGGCAAGGAATGGGCGCGGGAAAGCGAACTGGCCTATGTGATCCAGGCCGGGGCATTCAAGGACCTGTCGCTGAAATGGCGCAACTCCACGATGCGCCGGGACTTCAGCAGCAATGCATTTGACGAGAACCGCCTGATCGTGAGCTATCCGCTGAATCTGCTGTGA